The proteins below come from a single Chitinophaga pinensis DSM 2588 genomic window:
- a CDS encoding MutS-related protein, with protein MGLMTDKQTLNDLNIFGKSGTNGGIYSIFNRTHTRGGSELLEEMFRNPLSEVDAVNARSTTIRLFGANGIAFPYDATWFDGAEQYLLDTDERSRLSDQQDNLKRKLNQLIAGDNAYKAIEKGVESLIAILQTTIQFADTIRRQMTGTPYSKELAVIEELLKENELQAILQEPAKQKLPFAKVAEYDKILRFRQRDVMNRLLRLLYQTDVYISVARIAAEKQFSFPLALPREQQTVILEDFYHPSLTTPVANTINISPSSNVIFLTGANMAGKSTFMKALGICMYLGQMGFPVPASKMEFSVRDGIFTTINLPDNLSMGASHFYAEVLRIKNVARELSRDKYLFVIFDELFRGTNVKDAHEATIAVTSAIARRKNCMFVVSTHIIEAGDVLREKCANINFVFLPTLMEGNKPVYTHKLQSGITADRHGMVIIKNEGILDILARKKTVNKNA; from the coding sequence ATGGGCTTAATGACGGATAAACAAACACTGAATGATCTGAATATCTTCGGTAAAAGCGGTACGAACGGTGGTATATATTCCATCTTTAACCGTACGCATACAAGAGGAGGATCAGAGCTGCTGGAAGAAATGTTCCGTAATCCATTGTCGGAAGTAGATGCAGTGAATGCACGTAGTACTACTATCCGTTTATTTGGAGCAAACGGGATCGCGTTTCCTTATGACGCTACCTGGTTTGACGGTGCAGAACAATATCTGCTGGATACGGATGAACGCAGCCGTTTGAGTGATCAACAGGACAATCTGAAGAGAAAATTAAACCAGCTCATAGCAGGAGACAATGCGTATAAGGCGATTGAGAAAGGTGTGGAAAGCCTGATCGCGATCTTGCAGACTACTATTCAGTTTGCCGATACAATACGCCGGCAGATGACAGGCACTCCTTACAGTAAAGAGTTGGCCGTTATAGAAGAACTTCTGAAGGAGAATGAACTACAGGCGATCCTGCAGGAACCAGCTAAACAAAAATTACCTTTTGCCAAGGTGGCGGAGTATGATAAAATACTCCGCTTCCGGCAACGGGATGTTATGAACAGGCTGTTACGGCTACTTTATCAGACAGACGTTTATATTTCTGTAGCACGTATCGCGGCAGAGAAGCAATTCTCTTTCCCGCTCGCTTTGCCGCGTGAACAGCAAACCGTTATCCTGGAGGATTTTTACCATCCTTCACTAACGACGCCTGTGGCGAACACCATCAACATTTCACCATCCAGTAATGTCATATTTCTGACGGGTGCGAACATGGCGGGTAAATCCACTTTCATGAAGGCGCTGGGTATCTGTATGTACCTGGGGCAGATGGGATTCCCGGTACCCGCTTCAAAAATGGAGTTTTCAGTGAGAGATGGCATCTTCACCACCATCAACCTGCCGGATAACCTGAGCATGGGCGCCAGCCACTTCTATGCGGAAGTACTGCGTATCAAAAACGTGGCGAGGGAGTTAAGCAGGGATAAATACCTGTTTGTCATCTTTGATGAACTGTTCCGCGGAACAAACGTAAAAGATGCACATGAAGCTACAATTGCCGTTACCAGTGCAATTGCCCGCAGAAAGAACTGCATGTTTGTAGTGTCTACACACATTATTGAAGCGGGTGATGTATTGAGGGAAAAGTGTGCAAATATTAATTTCGTATTTCTGCCGACGCTGATGGAAGGTAATAAACCTGTATACACGCACAAGCTGCAATCAGGTATTACGGCTGACAGACATGGTATGGTAATTATTAAAAACGAAGGTATCCTGGATATCCTGGCGAGAAAAAAAACAGTAAATAAGAACGCATGA
- a CDS encoding ABC transporter ATP-binding protein, producing the protein MEHTIVKVENLSHRYASQWAVRDINFEISSQGVVGLLGSNGAGKSTTMNIICGVLKQSKGEVFINGVNLKENPVAAKRNIGFMPQKLPLYLDFTVEEYLTYCAELRMVEKTQVKKAVADALERCGVAHFRERLLRNLSGGYQQRVGIAQAIVHNPKFVVLDEPTNGLDPNQIVEVRNLIKQIALDRAVLLSTHILTEVQATCREIKMIEEGQMVFSGSLEMFDNYIEPNTLVVTLDTPPVSDALMSVEGIRSVEQIAPFRYRLGYDGEKKTPQRFAAASVSQDWGLMELIIEKSSLDEVFARLSKKNNK; encoded by the coding sequence ATGGAACATACTATCGTAAAAGTTGAAAACTTATCTCACCGGTACGCGTCACAGTGGGCGGTAAGAGATATAAATTTTGAGATCAGCAGCCAGGGAGTAGTCGGACTATTAGGGTCTAACGGAGCTGGTAAATCTACCACAATGAATATCATTTGTGGGGTGCTGAAGCAGTCTAAAGGGGAAGTATTTATCAATGGCGTCAACCTGAAAGAAAATCCTGTAGCTGCTAAACGCAATATTGGCTTTATGCCGCAGAAACTGCCCCTGTATCTCGACTTTACGGTAGAGGAATACCTGACCTACTGTGCTGAACTGAGAATGGTAGAAAAAACACAGGTAAAGAAAGCGGTGGCCGATGCATTGGAAAGATGCGGCGTAGCGCATTTCAGAGAGCGTCTCTTACGTAACCTCTCCGGTGGTTATCAGCAACGTGTGGGTATCGCACAGGCGATCGTACACAACCCGAAGTTTGTCGTACTGGACGAACCTACCAATGGTCTCGACCCGAATCAGATAGTGGAAGTACGTAACCTGATCAAACAGATCGCATTGGACCGTGCAGTTCTGCTTTCTACGCACATTCTCACAGAGGTACAGGCTACCTGCAGAGAGATCAAAATGATCGAAGAAGGACAGATGGTATTCTCCGGTTCACTGGAAATGTTTGATAACTACATAGAACCCAATACACTTGTAGTCACGCTGGATACACCTCCTGTAAGTGATGCACTGATGAGCGTGGAAGGTATCAGATCCGTAGAGCAGATTGCTCCTTTCAGATACCGTCTGGGTTATGATGGTGAAAAGAAAACACCACAACGCTTTGCTGCTGCCAGTGTGAGCCAGGATTGGGGACTGATGGAACTGATCATTGAAAAGAGCTCACTTGATGAGGTATTTGCCAGACTGTCAAAGAAAAACAATAAGTAA
- a CDS encoding Gldg family protein codes for MRRIFKIAKAELFTLFYSPIAWMILIVFTFQTGMAFAEHLQEVVRAKNIGLGNYFITAGIFSGQLGLFSTVQGYLYLYMPLLTMGLMSRELSSGSIKLLYSSPVTSAQIIYGKFTAMMLYSLILIGILMIYVVIGMCTVENFELAPVLSGLLSLYLLLCAYAAIGLFMSCLTSYQVVAALGTLVLLAALSYMKQVGQDIDFVRDITYWLSISGRCNEMIMGLICSEDVLYFVIVIAMFLTLSIQKLQANRTHASFAVVWGRYAVVVVGAMLVGYATSRPMLMAYWDTTETKRNTLTPNSQAVMAKLDGDLTITTYVNILDREYYNGIPSQVNEDKERLKQYIRFKPETKLKYVYYYDKPSNNPRLDFVYKNKTLAEMAAKEAEIRDLDINMFLTPEQIKKQVNLTDEGNTFVRLVERGNGQKAWLRIYEDMMKFPDEGEVTAMFKRMVMKLPKIGFLQGHGERGIEGDRIKDYTLFSSVKTFRYALTNQGCDVEALDLTGDKEIPKGIDIIVISDMKEALDSATKKKLDVYIANGGNLAITLKPGSPVMEAFIEQFGVKTIPGQLVQPKQDVAANVVMAVATPAAEKIAPIYKLMRAQRRYVGMVKSAGLVFSPEKGFNAVPVLQTVDTMKTWNEVKTIDFVNDSASVDVAAGEKVDSFVTAYALSRKVGNKEQRIMILGDADCISNGGMNPPIRRYGASNFSLIPGMFHWLSYGTVPVDVSRPPSTDNDISLTKEGVKGLKYFLMWVIPGILLIGSTILLIRRKRK; via the coding sequence ATGAGACGTATTTTTAAGATCGCCAAGGCAGAATTGTTCACCTTGTTCTATTCGCCGATCGCCTGGATGATATTGATAGTTTTTACTTTCCAGACGGGAATGGCCTTTGCTGAGCACCTGCAGGAGGTTGTTCGCGCTAAAAACATTGGTTTGGGTAACTACTTTATTACGGCAGGCATTTTCTCCGGTCAGCTCGGTTTATTTTCAACCGTTCAGGGGTATCTATATCTGTATATGCCGTTGCTTACCATGGGGCTGATGAGCCGTGAACTGAGCAGTGGTTCTATTAAATTATTGTACTCTTCACCTGTAACCTCTGCACAGATCATTTATGGTAAATTCACGGCCATGATGCTTTACAGTCTGATACTGATCGGCATACTGATGATATATGTGGTGATAGGTATGTGCACCGTAGAAAACTTTGAACTGGCTCCCGTATTATCAGGCTTATTGTCATTATACCTGCTACTGTGTGCGTATGCGGCTATTGGCCTGTTTATGTCATGCCTTACTTCCTATCAGGTAGTGGCTGCATTAGGAACGCTGGTGCTGCTGGCAGCACTCAGTTATATGAAACAGGTAGGGCAGGATATTGATTTTGTTCGTGATATTACTTACTGGTTGTCTATTTCCGGTCGTTGTAATGAGATGATCATGGGATTGATCTGTAGCGAAGATGTACTGTACTTTGTGATAGTTATCGCTATGTTCCTCACGCTGAGCATCCAGAAATTACAGGCTAACCGTACTCATGCTTCTTTTGCAGTAGTATGGGGGAGATACGCAGTAGTGGTGGTTGGGGCGATGCTGGTGGGCTATGCTACTTCCCGTCCTATGCTCATGGCTTATTGGGATACGACAGAGACGAAACGTAATACACTGACGCCCAACAGTCAGGCTGTGATGGCTAAGCTCGATGGAGACCTCACTATCACCACTTATGTGAACATCCTCGACAGAGAATACTACAACGGTATTCCAAGCCAGGTAAATGAAGATAAGGAACGTCTAAAACAGTATATCCGTTTCAAACCGGAAACCAAACTGAAATACGTTTACTACTACGATAAACCAAGCAATAATCCACGACTGGATTTTGTTTATAAGAATAAAACGCTCGCTGAAATGGCTGCTAAGGAAGCAGAGATCCGTGATCTGGATATCAATATGTTCCTGACGCCTGAGCAGATCAAGAAACAGGTCAACCTGACGGATGAGGGCAATACCTTTGTTCGTTTAGTAGAAAGAGGTAACGGGCAGAAAGCATGGCTGAGGATCTATGAGGATATGATGAAATTCCCGGATGAAGGCGAGGTAACGGCTATGTTCAAGAGAATGGTGATGAAGCTGCCTAAAATCGGTTTCCTGCAGGGGCATGGAGAAAGAGGAATCGAAGGAGACAGGATCAAAGACTATACACTCTTCTCTTCTGTAAAGACCTTTCGTTATGCACTGACTAACCAGGGTTGTGATGTGGAAGCTCTTGACCTGACAGGTGATAAAGAGATTCCAAAGGGTATCGATATCATCGTTATCTCAGATATGAAAGAAGCATTGGATAGCGCTACTAAAAAGAAACTGGACGTATATATTGCTAATGGCGGTAACCTCGCTATTACCTTAAAGCCAGGCTCTCCTGTAATGGAAGCTTTCATTGAGCAGTTCGGTGTTAAAACTATTCCTGGTCAGCTGGTGCAGCCTAAACAGGATGTAGCGGCAAACGTTGTAATGGCAGTTGCTACACCAGCAGCAGAGAAAATTGCGCCGATATACAAGTTGATGCGTGCACAACGCAGATATGTAGGAATGGTGAAAAGCGCGGGTTTAGTATTTAGTCCTGAAAAAGGCTTTAACGCAGTTCCGGTATTGCAGACAGTAGATACCATGAAAACATGGAATGAGGTTAAAACGATTGACTTCGTCAATGATTCTGCTTCCGTAGATGTTGCTGCCGGAGAAAAAGTGGACAGCTTTGTAACTGCCTATGCTTTGTCAAGAAAAGTAGGCAACAAGGAACAGCGTATTATGATCCTGGGAGATGCCGATTGTATCAGCAACGGTGGTATGAATCCTCCAATCAGACGTTATGGCGCATCTAACTTCTCATTGATCCCGGGCATGTTCCATTGGTTATCTTATGGCACCGTACCGGTAGATGTAAGTCGTCCGCCTTCTACTGATAACGATATTTCCCTGACCAAAGAAGGTGTAAAAGGACTGAAATACTTTCTCATGTGGGTTATTCCGGGTATTTTGCTGATTGGTAGCACTATCTTATTGATCAGAAGAAAAAGAAAGTAA
- a CDS encoding RagB/SusD family nutrient uptake outer membrane protein, which yields MKRKLFLIAGLAGLLTLSSCKKFLEEKSQSDVIPKTATDFRELLIGSGYMTNSEPLNFLYFMDDDVDFFLEYANDPSNVVGSYDAQVNYLWYTWQPKLADINGVGVLIAEDPSATAYAQYYTKILGCNAVLENIDKSIGSQQEKDRVKAEALAVRAMYYFRLANVYGEPYNYNPKSLCIPLKVTSGIVSTPLPQATVGEVYDLVVHDLLEASSLMDPLQIMRRDYHINQPAIHILLSRVYLFMEKWKESVAEANKVFEEGGKILDMTTLATESGTWLTYNNAEVEWLFGGNTQPNQSTYVPAARFLSTYDSNDARYRVGFSLQTNTNVQLVSKLPTGLDLAQTLRSSEALLNRAEANVQLGELGSALKDLNDLRRKRIEGYADEVITDKVTLLQAVRDERRKEFAYEGFRWFDLRRYGMPEIQHRYQHDLGESVLQYKLTKNDAMYVLPFPTSVILKNSALKQNPSGQMPDRVGQ from the coding sequence ATGAAACGTAAGTTATTTTTAATAGCCGGTCTGGCCGGTCTGCTTACTTTGAGCAGTTGTAAAAAATTTTTGGAGGAGAAATCGCAGAGTGACGTGATTCCTAAAACGGCGACAGATTTCAGAGAATTGCTGATTGGATCCGGATATATGACTAATTCAGAGCCATTGAATTTTCTTTATTTCATGGATGATGACGTTGATTTCTTCCTGGAATATGCAAATGATCCATCTAATGTAGTAGGTTCTTATGATGCACAGGTGAACTACCTCTGGTATACCTGGCAGCCTAAACTGGCCGATATAAATGGCGTGGGCGTGCTGATTGCAGAAGACCCTTCAGCTACCGCCTATGCACAGTATTACACGAAAATATTAGGCTGTAATGCTGTATTGGAAAATATAGATAAATCTATCGGTTCCCAGCAGGAAAAAGATCGTGTAAAAGCAGAGGCACTGGCGGTACGGGCAATGTATTATTTCCGGCTTGCAAATGTATATGGAGAGCCTTATAACTACAACCCAAAGTCGCTTTGTATACCATTAAAGGTGACATCAGGCATCGTGTCAACACCCTTGCCGCAGGCCACAGTCGGAGAAGTGTATGACCTGGTCGTACATGACCTGCTGGAAGCATCATCATTGATGGATCCCTTGCAGATTATGCGCAGAGATTATCATATCAATCAACCTGCCATTCATATTTTATTGTCAAGAGTATATCTCTTTATGGAGAAATGGAAAGAAAGTGTGGCAGAAGCCAATAAGGTGTTTGAAGAGGGGGGTAAGATACTGGACATGACCACGCTTGCTACAGAGTCTGGTACATGGCTTACTTATAATAATGCTGAGGTAGAGTGGCTGTTTGGTGGCAACACACAGCCTAACCAGAGTACTTATGTGCCTGCTGCAAGGTTCCTGTCCACCTACGATAGCAACGACGCCAGGTACAGGGTCGGCTTTTCTCTGCAAACAAATACCAATGTACAACTGGTGTCTAAGCTGCCTACAGGACTTGATCTGGCACAAACCTTACGCTCTTCAGAAGCTTTGCTGAACAGGGCAGAAGCCAATGTGCAACTGGGTGAACTGGGTAGCGCCCTGAAAGACCTGAATGATCTCCGGCGTAAACGTATTGAGGGGTATGCGGATGAAGTGATCACCGATAAGGTAACCTTGCTGCAGGCAGTACGGGATGAGCGTCGTAAGGAATTTGCATACGAAGGTTTCCGTTGGTTTGATCTGCGTCGTTATGGTATGCCTGAGATCCAACATCGTTATCAGCATGATCTGGGGGAAAGTGTTTTACAATACAAGCTTACTAAGAACGATGCTATGTATGTATTGCCTTTTCCGACAAGTGTGATATTGAAGAATTCGGCACTTAAACAGAACCCTTCTGGTCAGATGCCAGACAGAGTAGGACAATAA
- a CDS encoding SusC/RagA family TonB-linked outer membrane protein — translation MKLTAVLLITVILQAAATGHAQTISISGKTIPYKQVFSAIKQQTGYVVFSNTNTISETATVSVSAKDMPLTEFLDEMLKDQPVTYLIKDKTIVLSRKAAEVLPPTTITGTIRTSTGELLSGVSVRIKNTVNGTITNNSGTFYFNHLPENTVIQVSMLGFESLEIAVQKSANGYSAYTLNKAQASSLLVTEGNNLVLNITLNRKDYEMNNVVITGYMNVNKGNYVGAVYSVKADEIKIAGETSIDQMLQGVVPGMSVITQTGQVGGSPKIRIRGTSTILGNQEPLWVVDGIIQRDPLPIPNGSGSLAGDVADLRLIASNAIAWLNPNDIETITVLKDASATAIYGSQAANGVIVLTTKKARPGQLSVSYTNSLSVGQRPDYGMYDLMNSQELMQFSKEVYANRDSYTNTVLPIGYGQLIQQLQNKEIDYPTYLARYRKMENQNTDWFKLLFRNSFNQNHSISISGGTEKIMNRTSFNVQQQKGEAKGNDLSTFSASSNTTLKFGKKMTVNFLLNGTVRKTDGFAYGVNPFDYAYQTARTIPLYNDDGTFFFHEKVSQISSTSYLNKFSYLYNIQNEIDNTGNRNNTTTLGSTIDVRYELAKGLEYQGLLSYSSATSNIKSYATELSYFATQYRGYEFGTVSSNSPEELASRLPFGGLAQLESASNRSYTVRNALIYNHSFAQKHNMTLQGGIEARSSLLEGSTNTRYGYLRYRGESFAPVPLMPAMLTNFSAPNLHEDMRLNSRIVNQESNFLSEYFSAVYAYDARYIFNFNARLDASNRFGQDKNKRFQPTWSLGGRWRLANEKFLNNNNWLNALDLSATYGYQGNAVEAVSPYLIATDGGLNDQFKQYTLNIKSLPYPDLGWEKTKTWNLGLDVSVWNGRFNATANYYRKSSNVLASRQIPVENGMGSATVFGSQIENVGYDLIISVIPVKTKDFSWQISVNTGLARNKVKENERVNLLADYLGGQAIVNGEAYSTFYSYSYAGLNHNTGIPMFNNLDIKPTSNDLDFLVKSGKLEPDFSGGANTMFRYKNISFSAQFAVAFGASKRLPSFYNASGAPTPEQNVPRILKERWQHPGDELNTNVPVIPPGNPRYYELTLPQLNKSTTLTPYTLYNASDYMVGNADFIRCRQMSLNYEFTQSILERIHIKRLSTSFSLTNPFLITFDKKWRGYDPETVGWPARRLASLSFNMTL, via the coding sequence ATGAAACTGACCGCTGTATTACTAATTACCGTCATCTTGCAGGCCGCTGCCACAGGGCATGCACAAACTATCTCTATATCAGGTAAAACTATACCTTACAAACAAGTTTTTTCTGCCATCAAGCAGCAAACCGGATATGTTGTATTCAGCAATACAAATACCATCAGTGAAACCGCAACAGTATCAGTTTCCGCCAAGGATATGCCCTTAACGGAATTTCTGGATGAAATGCTGAAGGACCAGCCGGTCACTTATCTTATCAAGGACAAAACGATCGTTCTGTCACGGAAAGCTGCGGAAGTATTACCTCCAACTACCATCACCGGTACGATCCGTACCAGTACAGGGGAATTGTTATCGGGTGTATCCGTGAGAATTAAAAATACCGTCAATGGTACGATCACCAACAACAGCGGTACCTTTTACTTCAATCACCTTCCTGAAAATACAGTGATCCAGGTTTCCATGCTGGGATTCGAATCGTTGGAAATCGCGGTGCAGAAATCTGCCAACGGATACTCTGCTTATACACTCAATAAAGCGCAGGCCAGCTCTTTGCTGGTGACAGAAGGTAATAATCTTGTATTGAATATTACCCTGAACAGGAAGGATTACGAAATGAATAATGTGGTGATTACCGGTTATATGAACGTCAACAAAGGTAACTATGTGGGCGCTGTATATTCTGTAAAAGCCGATGAGATAAAAATTGCGGGTGAAACCTCGATCGATCAGATGTTACAGGGGGTTGTTCCCGGTATGTCTGTAATAACACAGACGGGCCAGGTAGGCGGAAGTCCTAAGATCCGTATTCGTGGTACTTCAACTATTCTGGGTAATCAGGAACCACTCTGGGTTGTAGATGGTATCATTCAGCGTGATCCGCTTCCTATTCCGAATGGTAGTGGTTCGCTGGCAGGTGATGTTGCCGATCTCAGACTAATCGCATCTAACGCTATTGCCTGGCTGAACCCTAATGATATTGAAACCATCACTGTATTGAAAGATGCGTCTGCTACCGCCATCTATGGTTCTCAGGCAGCCAACGGTGTAATCGTTCTTACTACCAAAAAAGCACGCCCTGGCCAGTTATCTGTTTCATATACTAACAGTCTGTCTGTGGGTCAGCGTCCTGATTATGGTATGTATGATCTGATGAACTCCCAGGAGCTGATGCAGTTCTCCAAAGAAGTATACGCCAACCGCGACAGTTATACCAATACTGTTTTGCCAATTGGTTACGGTCAGCTTATCCAGCAATTACAAAATAAAGAAATAGACTACCCTACATATCTGGCAAGGTATAGAAAAATGGAAAACCAGAATACAGACTGGTTTAAACTGCTTTTTCGTAATTCCTTTAACCAGAATCACAGTATCAGCATCTCCGGAGGAACAGAGAAGATCATGAACAGAACTTCCTTCAATGTGCAACAGCAGAAAGGAGAAGCTAAAGGAAATGATCTGAGTACTTTTTCCGCTTCATCTAATACGACCCTGAAATTTGGTAAGAAGATGACTGTAAACTTCCTGCTGAATGGTACTGTACGTAAGACTGATGGTTTCGCATATGGTGTGAATCCATTCGATTATGCCTATCAGACTGCCAGGACCATCCCGCTGTATAACGATGACGGAACATTTTTCTTTCATGAGAAGGTAAGCCAGATCTCCAGTACTTCCTATCTCAATAAATTTTCTTACCTGTACAATATTCAGAACGAAATAGACAATACGGGTAACAGAAATAATACGACTACACTGGGATCTACTATCGATGTACGTTATGAGTTGGCAAAAGGGCTGGAATACCAGGGTCTGCTTTCTTATAGTTCAGCCACCTCCAACATCAAATCCTATGCGACCGAACTCTCTTACTTTGCTACGCAATACAGAGGGTATGAATTTGGTACGGTGTCTTCCAATAGCCCTGAAGAATTGGCCAGCCGTCTGCCTTTCGGAGGACTGGCACAGCTGGAAAGTGCATCCAACAGATCCTATACCGTAAGGAATGCCCTTATTTACAACCACTCATTTGCACAAAAGCATAATATGACCTTACAGGGTGGTATCGAAGCAAGATCTTCTCTTTTGGAAGGAAGCACCAATACCCGCTATGGTTATCTGCGCTACCGCGGAGAAAGCTTTGCACCGGTGCCTTTGATGCCGGCAATGCTGACAAATTTTTCCGCGCCAAACCTGCATGAGGACATGCGACTGAATTCCAGGATCGTGAACCAGGAAAGCAATTTCCTGAGCGAATATTTCTCTGCTGTGTATGCATATGACGCCCGTTACATTTTCAACTTTAACGCGCGACTGGATGCCTCTAATCGTTTTGGCCAGGATAAAAACAAACGTTTTCAACCTACCTGGTCACTGGGTGGCAGATGGCGCCTTGCAAATGAAAAATTCCTTAACAACAACAACTGGCTGAATGCGCTGGATCTGTCTGCCACTTATGGTTATCAGGGTAACGCAGTGGAAGCCGTGTCTCCATACCTTATCGCCACAGACGGAGGGCTGAATGACCAGTTCAAACAATACACCCTTAATATTAAGTCTTTGCCCTACCCGGATTTAGGCTGGGAAAAAACCAAGACCTGGAACCTTGGGCTGGATGTTTCTGTATGGAATGGCCGATTCAATGCGACAGCGAATTACTACAGGAAATCAAGTAATGTGCTGGCTTCCCGCCAGATACCTGTTGAAAACGGTATGGGTTCTGCAACCGTATTTGGCTCTCAGATAGAAAATGTGGGGTATGACCTGATTATAAGTGTTATCCCTGTTAAAACAAAGGACTTCAGCTGGCAGATTTCTGTGAATACTGGTCTGGCAAGAAACAAGGTGAAAGAGAATGAAAGAGTCAACCTGCTAGCCGACTATCTGGGCGGTCAGGCGATTGTGAATGGCGAGGCATACTCTACCTTCTATTCTTATTCCTATGCGGGACTTAACCACAACACCGGTATCCCTATGTTTAATAATCTGGATATCAAGCCTACTTCCAATGATCTTGATTTCCTCGTTAAATCAGGAAAACTGGAACCCGATTTTTCAGGTGGTGCCAATACCATGTTCAGGTATAAGAATATATCCTTCAGTGCGCAGTTTGCAGTGGCGTTTGGCGCCAGCAAACGTCTGCCTTCATTTTATAATGCAAGTGGCGCCCCAACTCCTGAACAGAATGTGCCACGTATCCTGAAAGAACGCTGGCAACATCCGGGAGATGAATTAAATACCAATGTGCCGGTAATCCCTCCAGGTAACCCCCGTTACTATGAGTTGACTTTACCGCAGTTAAATAAATCAACAACACTGACACCATATACCTTGTATAATGCATCTGATTATATGGTGGGAAATGCTGATTTTATCCGTTGTCGTCAGATGTCACTGAATTATGAATTCACACAGTCGATACTCGAAAGAATCCATATTAAACGTCTGAGCACATCATTCAGTTTAACAAACCCTTTCCTGATCACATTTGATAAGAAATGGAGAGGTTATGATCCGGAAACAGTGGGCTGGCCGGCACGCAGACTGGCGTCGCTTTCATTTAACATGACACTCTAA